In a genomic window of Primulina huaijiensis isolate GDHJ02 chromosome 10, ASM1229523v2, whole genome shotgun sequence:
- the LOC140986549 gene encoding receptor-like protein EIX2, which translates to MSGPNQTLDLWSIPNLAFTISRDCRTSLLLSHTNYGKHDGHNKKIFNLHVFSSILIASIVGVLGQQNSSNIRCLERERQALLKFKDELVDEHGRLSSWGAENSQRECCKWRGVRCHNRTNHVIQLNLRGPSEFHYDLPSFVPVSIAPLEGKISSSLLELKHLTYLDLSHNCFGSSNIPEFIGSFEELLYLNLSNAHFSKSIPPSVGNLSKLIYLDFSQNYALYSDNLDWVSRLDSLKYLDLSYVVLRNASNWLEAIGKLTTIEELHFGYCVLQEIHPSSLPLINSSAPLAILDLSGNDISSSMFQWFLNFSKSLTFIDISGNNITDPISAYTFDDQIFLAHLDLSYNNYECGIPKSLGNMCSLIYFNLQRNHLTAQLSELTMNLSEKLQYLDLSGNRISGLLPNFSRFSFLNHLGLGRNKLDGSIANGFLNIPYLIHLDLSSNNFTGAIPDLTTSPFLERLYLNNNTFNVYLRESIGCMSMMESLVLASNNLEGIVTESHLFNLSRLQILDLSSNSLLTVNCSPHWVPPFQLKVINLSGCKIGQRFPQWLQFQRKLEFLDISSSQIADTVPHWFGKLTSRPIYLNASNNNIHGILPESFFKLTSDARSVGTIVLELSRNKIRGQVTFLCHNEKWELIDLSDNLFFGHLPNCVANSTLLRFLNLANNNFIGEIPNSFGSLEWLVSLNLRNNSLSGGFPTSVRNCKRLESIEFGDNKLTGNIPTWIGDTLSGLIVLSLNLNDFYGTIPSSICSLQNIQVLDLSSNMISGPIPKCLYNLSAMTREAAAASTSYGYSISFFTRNNFVYVPYNSLRDGAYIMWKGKKVKYVKGLQLMKLIDLSNNLLDGDIPSEITKLDGLVTLNLSRNHLYGQIPQNIGNLKGLNSLDLSRNHLSGSIPIGIFELSSLGVLDLSYNNLSGKILPQYTRFDKSAYAGNSGLCARLILNKSCPEKMKSIIEIQTSIRTRMQ; encoded by the exons ATGAGTGGCCCAAACCAGACTTTGGATCTCTGGTCCATTCCTAACTTAG CCTTCACAATTAGCAGGGATTGCAGGACCAGTTTGCTCTTAAGCCATACCAACTATGGAAAACATGATGGCCACAACAAGAAAATCTTCAATCTTCATGTTTTCTCAAGTATTCTTATAGCGAGCATAGTAGGTGTTCTTGGGCAGCAGAATTCGAGTAACATCAGGTGTCTTGAGAGGGAGAGACAAGCTCTTCTTAAGTTCAAAGACGAGCTAGTCGATGAACATGGCCGACTCTCGTCTTGGGGAGCTGAAAATAGTCAAAGAGAGTGCTGCAAATGGAGAGGTGTTCGTTGCCATAACCGAACTAATCACGTCATACAATTGAATTTGAGGGGTCCGTCAGAGTTTCATTATGATTTACCCAGTTTTGTTCCTGTGAGTATTGCTCCTCTGGAAGGTAAGATTAGCTCTTCATTGCTTGAATTGAAGCACTTGACTTACCTAGACCTCAGTCACAATTGTTTTGgttcttcaaatatcccagAGTTCATTGGTTCATTTGAGGAATTACTTTATCTCAATCTTTCCAATGCTCATTTTAGTAAATCAATACCGCCAAGTGTTGGAAACCTTTCCAAGTTGATATATCTTGATTTTAGTCAGAATTATGCTCTCTACAGTGACAATCTTGATTGGGTCTCTCGTCTAGATTCATTGAAATATCTTGACCTTAGTTATGTTGTACTCCGCAATGCATCCAATTGGTTGGAAGCAATTGGCAAGTTAACTACCATCGAAGAATTACACTTTGGATACTGTGTACTTCAAGAAATCCACCCTTCTTCGCTCCCCTTGATCAATTCTTCTGCTCCTCTTGCTATCCTCGACCTGTCAGGGAATGATATCTCATCTTCCATGTTTCAATGGTTCTTAAACTTTAGCAAAAGCCTGACTTTCATTGATATCTCAGGTAACAATATAACAGATCCCATTTCTGCTTATACTTTTGATGACCAGATCTTTCTTGCACATCTTGACCTCTCTTATAATAACTATGAGTGCGGGATTCCTAAATCCTTGGGAAATATGTGTAGTTTGATATACTTTAATTTGCAAAGGAACCATTTAACTGCTCAACTTTCGGAATTAACGATGAACTTGTCTGAGAAATTGCAGTATCTAGATTTAAGTGGTAATAGGATAAGTGGTTTGTTACCTAATTTTTCAAGGTTTTCATTCTTGAACCATCTAGGTCTTGGTAGGAATAAACTCGATGGCTCCATTGCAAATGGTTTTCTAAATATTCCATATCTGATTCATCTAGATTTGTCATCTAATAATTTCACTGGTGCAATACCAGATCTTACAACTTCTCCGTTCCTTGAGAGATTGTATCTCAACAACAATACGTTCAATGTATATCTCAGAGAAAGCATTGGATGCATGTCAATGATGGAATCTTTGGTTCTAGCTTCAAATAACTTAGAAGGCATAGTTACAGAGTCACATTTGTTCAATCTATCTCGTCTGCAGATACTTGACTTGTCCTCTAACTCACTGTTAACAGTAAATTGTAGCCCACATTGGGTTCCTCCGTTTCAACTAAAAGTCATAAATCTCTCCGGGTGTAAAATAGGACAGCGTTTTCCGCAATGGCTTCAATTCCAAAGAAAATTAGAATTTCTTGATATCTCTAGTTCTCAAATTGCAGACACCGTTCCCCATTGGTTTGGTAAATTAACTTCTAGACCAATATATCTGAATGCATCAAATAACAATATACATGGCATCCTTCCTGAATCTTTTTTCAAGCTTACAAGCGATGCAAGATCTGTAGGCACAATAGTGTTGGAACTATCAAGAAACAAAATTAGAGGTCAAGTGACTTTTTTGTGCCATAACGAGAAGTGGGAACTTATTGACCTCTCGGATAACCTATTTTTCGGGCATCTTCCGAATTGTGTCGCCAACTCTACCTTGTTGAGATTTCTCAATTTGGCCAACAATAATTTCATTGGGGAAATCCCAAACTCATTTGGCTCGTTAGAATGGCTGGTTTCATTGAATTTGAGGAACAATAGTTTATCAGGTGGATTCCCTACTTCTGTGAGGAACTGCAAGAGGTTGGAATCAATTGAATTTGGAGACAATAAGCTAACTGGAAATATACCAACCTGGATAGGAGATACGTTATCAGGGTTGATTGTTCTAAGCCTAAATTTGAATGATTTTTATGGGACAATACCTTCGAGCATTTGTAGTCTACAAAACATCCAAGTCTTAGACCTGTCTTCAAACATGATTTCAGGACCAATACCAAAATGCTTGTATAATCTTAGTGCAATGACTAGAGAAGCAGCTGCTGCTTCTACATCGTATGGATACAGCATTTCtttttttacaagaaataaTTTTGTGTATGTACCGTATAATAGCTTACGCGATGGTGCATACATTATGTGGAAAGGAAAAAAAGTCAAATATGTAAAAGGTTTGCAACTTATGAAACTTATTGATCTGTCCAACAATCTTTTAGATGGTGATATTCCTTCAGAAATCACAAAACTTGATGGCCTAGTAACGTTAAATCTTTCAAGAAACCATTTATATGGACAAATTCCTCAAAACATTGGTAACTTGAAAGGCTTGAATTCCCTCGATCTTTCAAGAAACCACCTCTCTGGGAGCATTCCGATCGGAATTTTTGAATTAAGTTCTCTAGGCGTCTTGGACTTGTCCTACAACAACTTGTCAGGTAAAATCCTGCCTCAATATACACGTTTCGATAAATCTGCCTATGCGGGAAATTCTGGGCTTTGTGCACGTCTTATACTCAATAAATCTTGCCCGGAGAAGATGAAATCAATCATCGAGATCCAAACTTCTATAAGGACAAGAATGCAATGA
- the LOC140987027 gene encoding small ribosomal subunit protein eS10z-like isoform X1 has protein sequence MIIPEKNRREISKYLFQEGVCYAKKDFNLAKHPEIDVPNLQVIKLMQSFKSKEYVRETFAWMHYYWYLTNDGIEFLRTYLNLPSEIVPATLKKSAKPLGRPTGGPPGDRPRGPPRFEGDRPRYGDRDGYRGGPRGPPGEFGGDKGGAPADYQPAFRGAGGRPGFGRGSGGFGGAPPS, from the exons ATG ATTATCCCAGAGAAGAACAGGAGAGAGATCTCAAAGTATCTTTTTCAAG AGGGTGTGTGCTATGCGAAGAAGGATTTTAATCTGGCGAAGCATCCAGAAATCGATGTTCCCAATCTCCAGGTGATTAAGCTTATGCAGAGCTTCAAGTCGAAGGAATATGTGCGCGAGACTTTCGCATGGATGCATTACTATTGGTATCTTACAAATGATGGAATCGAGTTCTTGCGCACATACCTCAACCTGCCATCAGAGATTGTGCCTGCTACGCTGAAGAAGTCTGCCAAGCCACTCGGCCGTCCGACGGGTGGTCCCCCAGGAGATCGACCTCG TGGACCTCCAAGATTTGAGGGTGACAGACCTAGGTATGGTGATAGAGATGGCTACCGTGGCGGTCCAAGAGGGCCACCAGGTGAATTTGGTGGTGATAAGGGTGGTGCACCAGCTGATTACCAACCTGCCTTCAGg GGTGCCGGTGGTCGTCCTGGTTTTGGCCGAGGTTCTGGTGGCTTTGGCGGGGCGCCTCCCAGTTAA
- the LOC140987027 gene encoding small ribosomal subunit protein eS10z-like isoform X2 has translation MIIPEKNRREISKYLFQEGVCYAKKDFNLAKHPEIDVPNLQVIKLMQSFKSKEYVRETFAWMHYYWYLTNDGIEFLRTYLNLPSEIVPATLKKSAKPLGRPTGGPPGDRPRGPPRFEGDRPRYGDRDGYRGGPRGPPGEFGGDKGGAPADYQPAFRGAGGRPGFGRGSGGFGGAPPS, from the exons ATG ATTATCCCAGAGAAGAACAGGAGAGAGATCTCAAAGTATCTTTTTCAAG AGGGTGTGTGCTATGCGAAGAAGGATTTTAATCTGGCGAAGCATCCAGAAATCGATGTTCCCAATCTCCAGGTGATTAAGCTTATGCAGAGCTTCAAGTCGAAGGAATATGTGCGCGAGACTTTCGCATGGATGCATTACTATTGGTATCTTACAAATGATGGAATCGAGTTCTTGCGCACATACCTCAACCTGCCATCAGAGATTGTGCCTGCTACGCTGAAGAAGTCTGCCAAGCCACTCGGCCGTCCGACGGGTGGTCCCCCAGGAGATCGACCTCG TGGACCTCCAAGATTTGAGGGTGACAGACCTAGGTATGGTGATAGAGATGGCTACCGTGGCGGTCCAAGAGGGCCACCAGGTGAATTTGGTGGTGATAAGGGTGGTGCACCAGCTGATTACCAACCTGCCTTCAGg GGTGCCGGTGGTCGTCCTGGTTTTGGCCGAGGTTCTGGTGGCTTTGGCGGGGCGCCCCCCAGTTAA
- the LOC140986817 gene encoding probable polygalacturonase: protein MKRSLICFILGLLCINAASAKCSTITKPKGTVDYQAINCRKHTASLADFGGKGDGKMSNTAVFKAAIANLSKVASNGGAQLVVPPGKWLTGSFSLISHFTLYLHKEAVLLASQEELEYPLIDPLPSYGRGRDAVGKRFQSLIFGTNLTDVVVTGGNGTIDGQGAIWWKKFKSMELNNTRPYLIEILYSNKVQISDLTLINSPSWHVHPTYCRDVIIERLTILAPVDSPNTDGINPDSCTNTRIRESYVVSGDDCIAVKSGWDQYGIKFGMPTKHLSIRKFTCISPDSAVIALGSEMSGGIQDVRAEDIYAINSQSGVRIKTAPGRGAYVKDIYVRNMNMNTMKYVFWMTGSYGSHPDEGYDPKAIPVIKNINYINMVGKNVTVVGNLAGIEGHPFTDICISNVTIEMAKKKNSTSFDEKPKKLPWNCTDISGTSNRVSPKPCDLLEDKKVECSFPADTLDIDNVELKTCYV, encoded by the exons ATGAAGAGATCTTTGATCTGTTTCATTCTAGGGTTGCTGTGTATCAATGCAGCATCTGCAAAATGCAGCACCATCACAAAGCCTAAAGGCACAGTTGATTATCAGGCCATAAACTGTCGAAAACACACCGCAAGTTTGGCGGATTTTGGAGGTAAAGGAGATGGGAAGATGTCGAACACGGCGGTCTTTAAAGCTGCCATTGCTAATCTCAGCAAGGTTGCATCCAATGGCGGCGCTCAACTGGTCGTGCCACCGGGGAAATGGCTGACTGGTTCGTTCAGCCTCATTAGTCATTTCACTCTTTATTTGCACAAAGAGGCAGTTCTTCTTGCATCTCAG GAAGAGTTGGAGTACCCGTTGATCGATCCATTGCCTTCGTATGGACGAGGAAGAGATGCAGTGGGGAAGAGGTTTCAAAGTCTTATATTCGGAACTAATCTTACCGATGTCGTTGTTACAG GAGGGAATGGAACAATAGATGGGCAAGGAGCAATATGGTGGAAAAAATTCAAGAGCATGGAACTTAATAACACAAGGCCATACCTCATTGAAATCCTTTACTCAAACAAAGTCCAAATCTCAGATTTAACATTGATCAATTCTCCATCATGGCATGTTCATCCTACATACTGCAG GGATGTCATCATCGAGAGGCTAACGATCCTTGCACCAGTTGATTCTCCAAACACCGATGGGATCAATCCAG ATTCTTGCACCAACACTCGTATAAGAGAGAGCTATGTCGTGTCTGGAGACGACTGCATAGCTGTCAAGAGTGGTTGGGACCAATACGGTATAAAATTCGGGATGCCAACAAAACACTTGAGCATAAGAAAATTTACGTGCATTTCACCGGATAGTGCTGTCATCGCACTTGGGAGCGAAATGTCTGGTGGGATCCAGGACGTTCGAGCAGAAGATATCTACGCCATTAACTCGCAGTCCGGAGTTAGGATCAAAACTGCCCCTGGAAGGGGAGCCTATGTGAAAGATATCTATGTCaggaacatgaacatgaatacAATGAAGTATGTTTTCTGGATGACTGGTTCATATGGTTCGCATCCTGATGAAGGATATGATCCTAAGGCGATTCCGGTGATAAAGAACATAAATTACATCAATATGGTAGGAAAGAACGTAACTGTAGTAGGCAATCTTGCCGGGATCGAGGGGCATCCATTTACGGACATCTGCATTTCAAATGTGACAATTGAGATGGCTAAGAAGAAGAATTCCACTTCTTTTGATGAGAAACCGAAGAAATTGCCCTGGAACTGCACAGATATCAGCGGGACTTCCAATCGTGTGAGCCCGAAGCCCTGTGATTTGTTGGAAGATAAGAAGGTTGAGTGTAGTTTCCCTGCAGATACGCTGGATATCGATAATGTTGAGTTGAAGACATGTTATGTTTAG